The Equus asinus isolate D_3611 breed Donkey chromosome 4, EquAss-T2T_v2, whole genome shotgun sequence genome has a segment encoding these proteins:
- the LOC106828179 gene encoding gamma-crystallin C-like, protein MGKITFFEDRGFQGRRYECTSDQPNLQPHLSRCNSVRVDSGCWMLYERPHYQGHQYLVRRGDYPDSQHWMGLGDAVGSCRLIPQTGAHRLRLYEREDHKGLMKELSEDCSSIQDRFHLAEVRSLHVLEGYWVLYEMPSYRGQQYLLRPGEYRHYQDWGAVDAKAGSLRRVVDLY, encoded by the exons ATGGGGAAG ATCACCTTCTTCGAGGACCGTGGCTTCCAGGGCCGCCGCTACGAGTGCACCAGCGACCAGCCCAACCTGCAGCCCCACCTGAGCCGCTGCAACTCGGTGCGCGTGGACAGCGGCTGCTGGATGCTCTACGAGCGCCCCCACTACCAGGGCCACCAGTACTTGGTGCGGCGCGGCGACTACCCCGACTCCCAGCACTGGATGGGCCTCGGAGACGCGGTGGGCTCCTGCCGCCTCATCCCCCAG ACTGGCGCCCACAGGCTGCGGCTGTACGAGAGAGAAGACCACAAGGGCCTCATGAAGGAGCTGAGCGAGGACTGCTCCAGCATCCAGGACCGCTTCCACCTGGCTGAGGTCCGCTCCCTCCACGTGCTGGAGGGCTACTGGGTCCTCTACGAGATGCCCAGCTACCGGGGGCAGCAGTACCTGCTGAGGCCGGGCGAGTACAGGCACTACCAGGACTGGGGGGCCGTGGACGCTAAGGCAGGATCTTTGCGGAGGGTGGTGGATTTGTACTGA